A single Cannabis sativa cultivar Pink pepper isolate KNU-18-1 chromosome 7, ASM2916894v1, whole genome shotgun sequence DNA region contains:
- the LOC115698117 gene encoding peroxidase 7 — translation MNRSLTSFSIFVFGILHIVSVSSAFFDLPAFRREKEEVPDSPTKDFLHVKDLPNLTPKAAAPSSYNKYEYHDDDENSSPHDDHDKPLEGIFSLPLPSLLSDHHTNQSNDEDKDKDKDRDYNDEDYYSLSNNYYYQSCPDLEYIVNSKVQQWVAKDNTLAPALLRLHFHDCAVRGCDGSVLLNDDGSERTAAVSKTLRGFEVIDDIKSEVEKNCPKTVSCADILTAAARDATVQAGGQYWAVDFGRKDGLVSIAEEAESMVPMGRESITDLIMFFQSLGLDIDDLVSLSGAHTIGRSSCESLQHRLFNYSQTQPLDGTINSKFADYLQRKCRWSTDHYVQLDSQTPSKFDNEYFFNIK, via the exons ATGAATCGTTCTTTAACTTCTTTTTCCATTTTTGTATTTGGAATTCTCCACATAGTTTCAGTCTCATCAGCTTTCTTCGATTTGCCGGCCTTTCggagagaaaaagaagaagttCCAGACTCCCCAACTAAAGATTTTTTACATGTAAAAGACCTACCAAATCTAACTCCTAAAGCAGCGGCTCCGTCGTCCTATAACAAGTATGAGtatcatgatgatgatgagaatTCTTCACCTCATGATGATCACGATAAACCATTGGAGGGTATCTTTTCCCTACCTCTTCCCTCTTTACTCTCTGATCACCACACCAACCAATCCAATGATGAAGACAAAGACAAAGACAAAGACAGAGATTACAACGATGAAGATTATTATTCCCTTTCCAATAACTACTACTACCAGAGTTGTCCAGATTTGGAATATATTGTCAATAGCAAAGTACAACAATGGGTTGCCAAAGATAACACCCTTGCTCCTGCACTCCTCAGGTTGCACTTCCATGACTGTGCGGTCCGG ggATGCGATGGCTCAGTTTTGCTAAATGACGATGGAAGCGAGAGGACAGCAGCAGTAAGCAAAACACTCAGAGGATTTGAAGTGATCGACGATATAAAATCAGAGGTGGAGAAGAATTGTCCGAAAACGGTGTCGTGTGCTGATATTCTGACTGCAGCTGCAAGAGATGCCACGGTTCAAGCTGGAGGTCAATACTGGGCAGTTGACTTTGGTAGAAAGGATGGTCTGGTTTCCATTGCTGAAGAAGCTGAGTCGATGGTCCCAATGGGTCGGGAAAGCATCACGGATTTGATCATGTTTTTCCAGTCTCTTGGGTTAGATATTGATGACTTGGTTTCCCTCTCTG GGGCGCACACCATTGGAAGGTCATCTTGTGAGTCGTTACAACACCGTCTGTTCAACTACAGTCAGACCCAGCCATTAGATGGGACCATTAATTCAAAGTTCGCTGATTACTTGCAGAGAAAATGTAGATGGTCGACCGATCACTACGTACAGCTAGACTCACAGACTCCCTCTAAATTCGACAATGAATACTTTTTTAACATAAAGTAA